In Chloroflexota bacterium, one genomic interval encodes:
- the aroC gene encoding chorismate synthase — protein sequence MGHLRYLTSGESHGQGLNAIVEGIPAGVPLSEAYLAKDLARRQKGYGRGGRMKIEKDEAKILSGVRHGVTLGSPIALWIQNRDWENWQTPMSITPITAELNRITRLRPGHADLAGILKYNQKDVRNILERASARETAARVAAGGIAKRFLEEFGIVFHSHVLTIADVASQPKGPIDWQRVEQSEVRCADPEAEAKMIKVIDAAKEAKDTVGGIFEVIAEGLPIGLGSHIHWDKKLDGRIAQALMSIHAVKGVEIGSGFEQTRLFGSKVHDIIEPWGGGGPKWKRRSNQAGGLEGGMTNGQPVVARVAIKPISTLGKPLPSVDFETGEVVQAHFERSDVCQVPPGCIVGEAMLALVLADAFLEKFGGDHLDETRRNHEGYMKQTGQAR from the coding sequence GTGGGTCACTTACGCTATCTGACATCTGGAGAATCGCACGGGCAGGGATTGAACGCCATCGTGGAAGGCATCCCGGCCGGCGTCCCCCTTTCCGAGGCCTACCTGGCCAAGGACCTGGCGCGGCGGCAGAAGGGCTACGGGCGCGGCGGGCGGATGAAGATCGAGAAGGACGAGGCGAAGATACTCTCGGGCGTGCGCCACGGCGTGACCTTGGGCAGTCCCATCGCGCTGTGGATCCAGAACCGCGACTGGGAGAACTGGCAGACGCCGATGAGCATCACGCCCATCACGGCGGAGCTCAATCGCATCACGCGCCTGCGACCGGGCCACGCCGACCTGGCGGGCATCTTGAAATACAACCAGAAGGATGTGCGCAACATTCTGGAGCGCGCCAGCGCCCGCGAAACGGCGGCGCGGGTGGCGGCCGGAGGCATCGCGAAGCGATTCCTGGAGGAGTTCGGCATCGTCTTCCATTCGCACGTCCTCACCATCGCCGACGTAGCATCGCAGCCGAAGGGGCCCATTGACTGGCAGCGCGTTGAGCAATCGGAAGTGCGCTGCGCCGACCCGGAGGCGGAGGCGAAGATGATCAAGGTCATTGACGCGGCGAAAGAGGCCAAGGACACCGTCGGCGGCATCTTTGAAGTCATCGCCGAGGGGCTGCCGATCGGCCTTGGAAGCCACATCCATTGGGACAAGAAGCTCGATGGGCGCATCGCTCAGGCGCTGATGAGCATCCACGCCGTGAAGGGCGTGGAGATCGGAAGCGGCTTTGAGCAGACGCGGCTCTTCGGGTCGAAGGTGCATGACATCATCGAGCCGTGGGGGGGCGGCGGGCCGAAGTGGAAGCGGCGCTCCAACCAGGCGGGCGGGCTGGAAGGCGGGATGACGAACGGCCAGCCGGTGGTGGCGCGGGTGGCCATCAAGCCCATCTCCACGCTGGGGAAGCCGCTGCCATCCGTGGACTTTGAGACGGGCGAGGTGGTGCAGGCGCACTTTGAGCGGAGCGATGTCTGCCAGGTGCCGCCCGGCTGTATCGTAGGCGAGGCGATGCTGGCGCTGGTGCTGGCGGACGCCTTCCTGGAGAAGTTTGGGGGCGACCACCTGGACGAGACGCGGCGCAATCACGAGGGGTATATGAAGCAGACGGGGCAGGCACGGTAA